The Saccharopolyspora gloriosae genome has a segment encoding these proteins:
- the groES gene encoding co-chaperone GroES: MASIKPLEDKIVVQASEAETTTASGIVIPDTAKEKPQEGKVLAVGPGRVDDKGNRVPVDVQEGDVVIYSKYGGTEVKYNGEEYLILSARDVLAVVN; this comes from the coding sequence GTGGCGAGCATCAAGCCGCTTGAGGACAAGATCGTTGTCCAGGCGAGCGAAGCCGAGACGACTACCGCGTCCGGCATCGTGATCCCGGACACCGCCAAGGAAAAGCCCCAGGAGGGCAAGGTCTTGGCCGTCGGCCCGGGTCGCGTCGACGACAAGGGCAACCGCGTCCCCGTGGACGTGCAGGAAGGTGACGTCGTCATCTACTCGAAGTACGGCGGCACCGAGGTCAAGTACAACGGCGAGGAGTACTTGATCCTCTCCGCCCGCGACGTGCTGGCCGTCGTCAACTGA
- a CDS encoding vancomycin high temperature exclusion protein, with protein sequence MRGRWCAAAGLVAVAALPSAWVRARSSGRVRTADDVPAADAALVLGAGVRRDGLPSRILQGRLTVAAELFRAGRVRWLLVSGSPESRGYSEPVAMRDFLLRNGVPESVISLDESGVDTWASCRSAVSKFGLRRVTVVTSKFHLRRSIALCRRAGIDAVGVGHDAAADGLRRVSARGSRREFLAVTKAFWLSH encoded by the coding sequence ATGCGTGGGCGATGGTGTGCGGCGGCAGGTCTGGTCGCAGTAGCCGCGTTGCCGTCGGCGTGGGTGCGGGCGCGCAGCTCGGGCCGGGTGCGGACGGCCGACGACGTGCCCGCGGCGGACGCCGCGCTGGTGCTCGGCGCCGGGGTGCGCCGCGACGGGCTGCCGAGCCGGATCTTGCAGGGCAGGCTCACCGTGGCGGCGGAGTTGTTCCGGGCGGGCCGGGTGCGATGGCTCCTGGTCAGCGGGAGCCCGGAATCGCGCGGGTACAGCGAACCGGTGGCGATGCGGGATTTCCTGCTGCGCAACGGAGTTCCGGAGTCGGTGATCTCGCTGGACGAGTCCGGTGTGGACACTTGGGCCTCGTGTCGGAGCGCGGTTTCGAAGTTCGGGCTGCGCCGGGTCACGGTGGTGACGTCGAAGTTCCACCTGCGCCGTTCGATCGCGTTGTGCCGCCGGGCGGGGATCGACGCCGTCGGCGTGGGCCACGATGCGGCGGCGGACGGCTTGCGACGGGTGTCGGCTCGCGGATCCCGGCGGGAGTTCCTGGCCGTGACGAAGGCGTTCTGGCTCAGCCACTGA
- the groL gene encoding chaperonin GroEL (60 kDa chaperone family; promotes refolding of misfolded polypeptides especially under stressful conditions; forms two stacked rings of heptamers to form a barrel-shaped 14mer; ends can be capped by GroES; misfolded proteins enter the barrel where they are refolded when GroES binds), with protein sequence MAKQIAFDEQARRALERGVNQLADAVKVTLGPRGRHVVLDKQFGGPQVTNDGVTIAREIELDDPYENLGAQLAKNVATKTNDVAGDGTTTATVLAQALVKEGLRNLAAGANPASLGKGIQAATDTVIEALKAKATPVKGRDNIAQIATVSSRDENIGALVGEAMEKVGEDGVISIEESSTLSTELEVTEGVQFDKGFVSPYFVTDAERQEAVLEETQILLHRDKISNIQDLLPLLEKVAQNGKPLLIVAEDVEGEALSTLVVNAIRKTFKVVAVKAPYFGDRRKAFLDDLAAVTGAQVIAPEVGLKLSEVGPEVLGSARRVTVTKDETTLVDGHGAKDDVQARVEQIRKEIEASDSDWDREKLQERLAKLAGGVAVIKVGAATETELKERKSRIEDAVAASKAAAEEGSVPGGGSSLIHAAKALEGDLGLSGDEATGVRLVRKALEAPLFWIASNAGQEGAVVVSKVSDLDWGAGYNAATLTFGDLIGPGVVDPLKVTRSAVANAASIARMVLTTESAIVEKPEEEEESAGHGHGHSH encoded by the coding sequence ATGGCTAAGCAGATCGCCTTCGACGAGCAGGCGCGTCGCGCTCTGGAGCGCGGTGTCAACCAGCTCGCCGACGCGGTGAAGGTGACCCTCGGACCGCGCGGTCGGCACGTCGTGCTGGACAAGCAGTTCGGTGGCCCGCAGGTCACCAACGACGGCGTTACCATCGCGCGTGAGATCGAGCTCGACGACCCGTACGAGAACCTCGGCGCGCAGCTCGCCAAGAACGTCGCCACCAAGACCAACGACGTCGCGGGCGACGGCACCACCACCGCCACCGTGCTGGCCCAGGCCCTGGTCAAGGAAGGCCTGCGCAACCTGGCCGCCGGCGCCAACCCGGCCTCGCTGGGCAAGGGCATCCAGGCCGCCACCGACACGGTCATCGAAGCCCTCAAGGCGAAGGCCACCCCGGTCAAGGGCCGCGACAACATCGCCCAGATCGCCACCGTCTCGTCCCGTGACGAGAACATCGGCGCGCTGGTCGGCGAGGCCATGGAGAAGGTCGGCGAGGACGGCGTGATCAGCATCGAGGAGTCCTCGACGCTGTCCACCGAGCTCGAGGTCACCGAGGGCGTCCAGTTCGACAAGGGCTTCGTCTCGCCCTACTTCGTCACCGACGCCGAGCGGCAGGAAGCCGTCCTGGAAGAGACCCAGATCCTGCTGCACCGGGACAAGATCTCCAACATCCAGGACCTGCTGCCGCTGCTGGAGAAGGTCGCGCAGAACGGCAAGCCGCTGCTGATCGTCGCCGAGGACGTCGAGGGCGAGGCGCTGTCCACCCTGGTCGTCAACGCGATCCGCAAGACCTTCAAGGTCGTCGCGGTCAAGGCCCCGTACTTCGGCGACCGCCGCAAGGCGTTCCTGGACGACCTGGCCGCAGTCACCGGCGCTCAGGTCATCGCCCCCGAGGTCGGGCTCAAGCTCTCCGAGGTCGGCCCCGAGGTCCTGGGCAGTGCCCGCCGCGTCACCGTCACCAAGGACGAGACCACCCTGGTCGACGGCCACGGCGCCAAGGACGACGTGCAGGCGCGGGTCGAGCAGATCCGCAAGGAGATCGAGGCCAGCGACTCCGACTGGGACCGCGAGAAGCTGCAGGAGCGGCTGGCCAAGCTGGCCGGCGGCGTCGCGGTGATCAAGGTCGGCGCGGCGACGGAGACCGAGCTCAAGGAGCGCAAGTCCCGCATCGAGGACGCGGTCGCCGCGTCCAAGGCCGCCGCGGAAGAGGGCAGCGTGCCCGGCGGTGGCTCCAGCCTGATCCACGCGGCCAAGGCGCTCGAGGGCGACCTCGGCCTGTCCGGCGACGAGGCCACCGGCGTGCGGCTGGTCCGCAAGGCGCTGGAGGCCCCGCTGTTCTGGATCGCCAGCAACGCGGGCCAGGAAGGCGCCGTCGTGGTCTCCAAGGTCAGCGACCTGGACTGGGGCGCGGGCTACAACGCCGCGACCCTGACCTTCGGTGACCTGATCGGCCCGGGCGTCGTCGACCCGCTGAAGGTGACCCGCTCCGCGGTCGCCAACGCGGCCTCCATCGCGCGCATGGTGCTGACCACCGAGAGCGCCATCGTGGAGAAGCCCGAAGAGGAAGAGGAGTCGGCCGGTCACGGTCACGGCCACTCGCACTGA
- a CDS encoding 3-keto-5-aminohexanoate cleavage protein, protein MNEEVIITAALTGAGDTVGRSEHVPVSPEQIAESAVQAANAGAAVVHIHVRDVESGQGSREVPLYREVVRRIRESDVDVVINLTAGMGGDLVIDQDDPLKPADGTDLVNGLDRLPHVEELLPDICTMDCGSLNFGEGSQLYISTPDMLRAGAKRIQELGVKPELEIFDTGQLWFATKMIEEGLIDAPPLFQLCMGIPYGAPADPGVLQAMVNMLPEGANWASFGIGRNQLPWVAQSALLGGQVRVGLEDNLYLSKGVKATNAQLVERAVTIVEGMGARIATPDQARAKLGLKRRDA, encoded by the coding sequence ATGAACGAGGAAGTGATCATCACCGCCGCGCTGACCGGGGCGGGCGACACCGTCGGCCGCAGCGAACACGTGCCGGTGAGCCCCGAGCAGATCGCGGAGTCCGCCGTGCAGGCCGCGAACGCGGGCGCCGCCGTGGTGCACATCCACGTGCGCGACGTCGAATCCGGCCAGGGCTCCCGCGAAGTCCCGCTGTACCGCGAGGTCGTGCGCCGCATCCGCGAGTCCGATGTGGACGTCGTGATCAACCTGACCGCAGGCATGGGCGGCGACCTGGTGATCGACCAGGACGACCCGCTCAAACCGGCCGACGGCACCGACCTGGTCAACGGACTGGACCGGTTGCCGCACGTGGAGGAGCTGCTGCCGGACATCTGCACGATGGACTGCGGCTCGCTCAACTTCGGCGAAGGCAGCCAGCTCTACATCAGCACCCCGGACATGCTGCGCGCCGGCGCGAAGCGCATCCAGGAGCTCGGCGTGAAGCCGGAGCTGGAGATCTTCGACACCGGCCAGCTGTGGTTCGCCACGAAGATGATCGAAGAGGGCCTGATCGACGCGCCGCCGCTGTTCCAGCTGTGCATGGGGATTCCCTACGGCGCCCCGGCCGACCCGGGTGTGCTGCAGGCGATGGTGAACATGCTGCCGGAGGGCGCGAACTGGGCGAGCTTCGGCATCGGGCGCAACCAGCTGCCGTGGGTCGCGCAGTCCGCGCTGCTCGGCGGGCAGGTGCGCGTCGGGCTGGAGGACAACCTCTACCTGAGCAAGGGCGTGAAGGCCACGAACGCGCAGCTGGTGGAGCGCGCCGTGACGATCGTGGAAGGCATGGGCGCGCGGATCGCGACCCCGGACCAGGCCAGGGCGAAGCTCGGATTGAAGCGGAGGGACGCCTGA
- a CDS encoding alkaline phosphatase, whose amino-acid sequence MLDPTTPRPRSVSRRAVLLGGAAAAGTAALSGAASAGPLSLPGAGTGRLADPFTLGVASGDPLPDGVVLWTRLAPEPTADDGNGGMPAKVVDVEWELAEDERFTRIVRRGRAQAAPELGHSVHVELEGLRPGAEYYYRFRAEGAVSRTGLTRTAPAPGSMDELTMCFASCAHFGQGHFTAYRRMAEDQPGLILHLGDYQYEYAAEADDVRKVLGPETRTLANYRQRHAQYKTDEDLQLAHSVAPWIVVWDDHETENNWADEIPEKPDEGFLDRRKAAFQAYYENMPLRSTAKPEGIDMRLYRRLQWGGLATFHMLDTRQYRDDQPCGDEGNVDCAQRLEPDRTITGAEQERWLLDGFANSAARWDVLGQQVFFSRLDNDVDDGVAFSTDSWAGYVANRDRIAAGLGQVRNGVVLTGDVHRHWAAEVQAEHENTDSAVVGTELVTTSITSGGDGDDNAKEDVLAENPHIKFHKNRRGYVRTRFTADELRADYRIVPQVTKPDAKVSTERSFVVADGEPRLKPA is encoded by the coding sequence ATGCTCGACCCCACCACACCTCGTCCCCGATCCGTTTCCCGCCGGGCCGTGCTGCTCGGCGGCGCCGCCGCGGCGGGCACCGCCGCTTTGAGCGGAGCCGCCTCGGCCGGCCCCCTGTCGCTGCCCGGCGCGGGCACCGGCAGGCTCGCCGACCCGTTCACGCTCGGCGTCGCCTCCGGTGACCCGCTGCCGGACGGCGTTGTGCTCTGGACCCGCCTCGCCCCCGAGCCGACCGCCGACGACGGCAACGGCGGCATGCCCGCCAAGGTCGTCGACGTGGAGTGGGAGCTCGCCGAGGACGAGCGGTTCACCCGCATCGTGCGGCGCGGCCGGGCGCAGGCCGCCCCCGAACTCGGGCACAGCGTGCACGTCGAGCTCGAAGGACTTCGCCCCGGAGCCGAGTACTACTACCGGTTCCGCGCCGAGGGTGCCGTTTCCCGGACCGGACTCACCCGCACCGCGCCCGCGCCGGGCTCGATGGACGAACTGACCATGTGCTTCGCGTCCTGCGCGCACTTCGGCCAGGGCCACTTCACCGCCTACCGGCGGATGGCCGAGGACCAGCCCGGACTGATCCTGCACCTCGGCGACTACCAGTACGAGTACGCCGCCGAAGCCGACGACGTGCGCAAGGTGCTCGGGCCGGAGACCCGCACGCTGGCGAACTACCGGCAGCGCCACGCCCAGTACAAGACCGACGAGGACCTGCAGCTCGCGCACTCCGTCGCGCCGTGGATCGTCGTGTGGGACGACCACGAGACCGAGAACAACTGGGCCGACGAGATCCCGGAGAAGCCCGACGAGGGCTTCCTCGACCGGCGCAAGGCCGCTTTCCAGGCCTACTACGAGAACATGCCGCTGCGCTCTACGGCCAAGCCCGAAGGCATCGACATGCGGCTGTACCGGCGGTTGCAGTGGGGCGGCCTCGCGACGTTCCACATGCTCGACACCCGCCAGTACCGCGACGACCAGCCCTGCGGCGACGAGGGCAACGTGGACTGCGCGCAGCGGCTGGAGCCGGACCGCACGATCACCGGCGCCGAGCAGGAGCGCTGGCTGCTGGACGGGTTCGCGAACTCCGCGGCGCGCTGGGACGTGCTGGGCCAGCAGGTGTTCTTCTCGCGGCTGGACAACGACGTTGACGACGGCGTCGCGTTCAGCACTGATTCGTGGGCCGGTTACGTCGCGAACCGGGACCGGATCGCGGCCGGGCTCGGACAGGTCCGCAACGGTGTGGTGCTCACCGGGGACGTGCACCGGCACTGGGCGGCCGAGGTGCAGGCCGAGCACGAGAACACCGACTCGGCCGTGGTCGGCACCGAGCTCGTCACGACCTCGATCACCAGCGGTGGCGACGGGGACGACAACGCGAAGGAAGACGTGCTCGCGGAGAACCCGCACATCAAGTTCCACAAGAACCGCCGCGGCTACGTCCGCACCCGGTTCACCGCGGACGAGTTGCGCGCCGACTACCGGATCGTGCCGCAGGTGACGAAGCCGGACGCGAAGGTCAGCACCGAGCGGAGCTTCGTGGTGGCCGACGGCGAGCCGCGGCTGAAGCCGGCGTGA